A stretch of Brassica rapa cultivar Chiifu-401-42 chromosome A08, CAAS_Brap_v3.01, whole genome shotgun sequence DNA encodes these proteins:
- the LOC103832629 gene encoding E3 ubiquitin-protein ligase SPL2: MPIIASSLSSCLVQVHFRKITVMSSPDRAVLSLLTDIFLSFDGAILGVTLAFGAVRAASKYASTSAALNKIKDSPEVSVCDLRSLIPPSDGESSHANQRIVVVRGTVEPKVTGDGSHKNNNVLISQETGEKALIIHRTQTYMYSGWKTLFHLSSGHRFLLERSLPKQGAGFMRMVPFVIVDKNQWSQSSFLVVNMDGARQPLPLTTVYNRLQPINSSPYSFLQALFFPEFPVGMLDVEKILPPGRDLTAVGICSLNNGVPEIKSCQDLPYFLSDMTKDKMIMDLTETTSVLFWGGVILGCLSVGILGFAAVRAWNRWKLRRELLQRRPDQHMVDDETEEDADEIPDGELCVICVTRRRIPAFIPCGHVVCCRYCALTVERGLNPKCPVCLQSIRGSMRIYYS, translated from the exons ATGCCGATAATAGCCTCCTCACTTTCCTCATGCCTTGTCCAAGTTCACTTTCGTAAAATTACCGTAATGTCCTCGCCGGATCGTGCCGTCCTTTCCCTGTTGACCGACATCTTTCTATCCTTCGACGGAGCCATCCTCGGCGTAACCCTAGCTTTCGGCGCCGTTCGCGCTGCTTCCAAGTACGCCTCCACCTCCGCCGCCTTGAATAAGATCAAAGACTCCCCCGAAGTCTCCGTCTGCGACCTCCGATCACTGATTCCGCCGTCTGATGGCGAGAGTAGCCATGCTAATCAGCGTATCGTCGTGGTTCGCGGTACCGTCGAACCTAAAGTCACCGGCGATGGAAGTCACAAGAACAATAACGTGCTAATCTCTCAAGAGACTGGAGAGAAAGCTCTTATCATCCACAGAACTCAAACT TATATGTATAGTGGATGGAAGACTCTGTTTCATTTGTCAAGTGGTCACCGGTTTCTTTTGGAAAGATCTTTGCCCAAACAAGGAGCTGGCTTTATGAGAATG GTCCCGTTTGTTATTGTGGATAAGAACCAATGGTCGCAGTCTAGTTTCCTCGTTGTTAACATGGATGGTGCAAGGCAGCCTCTTCCTCTCACCACTGTGTATAATCGTTTGCAGCCTATTAATTCATCTCCCTATTCCTTTCTTCAAGCATTATTCTTCCCTGAGTTTCCT GTTGGTATGCTTGATGTAGAGAAGATCTTACCACCTGGGAGAGACTTAACAGCTGTTGGTATCTGTAGTCTTAACAATGGAGTTCCTGAAATCAAGTCTTGCCAAGATCTTCCCTATTTCTT ATCAGATATGACTAAGGACAAGATGATAATGGACCTTACGGAGACTACCAGTGTATTATTCTGGGGAGGTGTTATCTTGGGATGTTTGTCTGTAGGCATCCTTGGCTTTGCTGCTGTCAG GGCCTGGAATAGATGGAAACTAAGGAGAGAACTGCTACAGAGACGACCAGATCAACACATGGTCGATGATGAGACAGAAGAAGATGCAGATGAGATTCCAGATGGAGAATTGTGTGTGATCTGTGTGACGAGAAGGAGAATCCCTGCTTTCATTCCTTGTGGACATGTAGTATGTTGCAGATACTGCGCCTTAACAGTGGAACGTGGGCTGAACCCTAAGTGTCCTGTTTGTCTCCAGAGCATTAGAGGATCTATGCGCATATACTACTCTTGA
- the LOC103832630 gene encoding uncharacterized protein LOC103832630 isoform X1: MENEDDGEAAVMVDKMQEIDALTISDQDPRENWVIDSGCSYHMTSRREWFCEFIEATGGRVLLADDRAVTVQGTGSILINAKGGTVKKLTNVRYVPDLKRNLISVSSLDVQGFKQEGGNGKTSFYKNGRLALQGTLCGSLYLLDGDTVKPSANAVVSKDDTALWHSRLAHTSIKNLKVLVEKGILDKKSISNLEFCESCVMGKNKRLSFNAGKHNSSEVLRYIHSVLWGSPHVHLSISRKQYFLSLIDDYSRKVWVYFLATKDEAFDKFCEWKCLVENQVDKKVRCLRTDNGLEFCNNAFNVFCKKNGIERHRTCAYTPQQNGVAERMNRTIMEKVRCLLDESGMEEKFWAEAVATAVYVINRTPSSANDLNIPEELWMGKVPGYRHLRRFGSLVYVHIDQGKLKPRALKGVFIGYPTGVKGYKVWLLQDQKCIISRNAMFREDLLYKEHLKDESSEAGGASSSTQGLTKSSVEIEEVAQESSEVQGAGGVSQQGSESDNADTESSMDLRDYQLARDRIRREIVKPARYSEDSATAFALSVAEELEIEEPRSYSEAVKCRDWKKWNGGMDEEMGSLDKNKTWYLCDLPEGQKAIGCRWLYKLKPGIPGVEDLRHKARLVAKGYSQREGVDYQEIFAPVVKHVSIRLMLSIVVDKDLELEQLDVKTAFLHRKIDEDIYMDQPEGYVVKGQEDKVCKLVKSLYGLKQAPRQWNKCFDQFMIKNGFEKSEYDLCVYFKKTQDDEYIYLLLYVDDMLLVSRKIEDINEVKKMLKTQFDMKDLGPAKRILGMDIERNRTGGVLKLSQSGYLKKVLQIFRMIEAKPVSIPIGAQFKLKSLEDGEQGSAGSDDEVPYSNAVGSIMYAMISTRPDLAFAVGLVSRFMSNPSKEHWQAVQWILRYLVATQDVGLVFKKGPGKFVVKGFSDSDFGGDLDRRRSTTGYVFMVGGNTVSWKSGLQPVVGLSTTEAEYISLVEAIKEGLWLRGLTYELGYKQSEVYIGCDSQSAICLAKNNAFHDRTKHVAVSKHVALKMSFVREMIETGEVDVQKVHTSTNPVDMLTKVIPSSMFELALAELGVAKC, translated from the coding sequence ATGGAGAATGAAGATGATGGAGAGGCTGCTGTGATGGTTGATAAGATGCAGGAGATAGATGCTTTGACTATCTCTGACCAGGATCCAAGGGAAAACTGGGTCATAGATTCTGGCTGTTCGTATCATATGACCTCAAGGAGAGAATGGTTCTGTGAGTTCATAGAAGCAACTGGAGGACGTGTATTACTTGCTGATGATCGGGCAGTCACTGTACAAGGGACTGGTTCCATCTTGATCAACGCAAAAGGAGGAACAGTCAAGAAGCTAACAAATGTCAGGTATGTCCCTGATCTCAAGAGAAACTTGATTTCTGTGAGTTCACTTGATGTGCAGGGATTCAAACAAGAAGGTGGAAATGGCAAGACAAGTTTCTACAAAAATGGGAGGCTTGCACTACAGGGTACTCTCTGTGGCAGTCTCTATCTCCTGGATGGTGACACGGTGAAGCCAAGTGCAAATGCAGTAGTATCAAAGGACGATACAGCTCTTTGGCATAGTCGCCTAGCTCACACTAGTATCAAGAACCTAAAGGTATTGGTGGAAAAAGGAATCCTCGACAAGAAGAGTATAAGCAACCTGGAGTTCTGCGAAAGTTGTGTTATGGGTAAGAACAAGCGCCTGAGTTTTAATGCCGGTAAGCACAATAGCTCAGAGGTTCTCAGGTATATCCATTCTGTTCTTTGGGGTTCTCCCCATGTTCACTTATCTATCTCTAGGAAGCAGTATTTTCTGTCCTTGATAGATGACTATTCTAGGAAGGTGTGGGTTTATTTTCTAGCAACTAAGGATGAGGCTTTTGATAAGTTCTGTGAGTGGAAATGCTTAGTTGAGAACCAAGTGGATAAGAAAGTTAGGTGTCTTAGAACTGACAATGGTCTTGAATTTTGCAATAATGCTTTTAACgttttttgtaagaaaaatgGTATTGAGAGACACAGGACATGCGCTTACACCCCCCAGCAAAACGGAGTTGCGGAGCGCATGAATCGGACCATCATGGAAAAGGTGAGGTGTTTGTTGGATGAGTCAGGTATGGAAGAGAAGTTCTGGGCTGAAGCTGTGGCAACAGCAGTTTATGTCATCAACCGCACCCCATCATCTGCAAATGATCTTAACATCCCTGAAGAATTGTGGATGGGAAAGGTCCCAGGTTACCGACATCTCAGAAGATTTGGGTCGTTGGTTTATGTTCACATAGATCAAGGAAAATTGAAGCCGCGAGCACTTAAAGGAGTGTTCATTGGATATCCTACTGGAGTTAAAGGATACAAGGTTTGGCTTTTGCAAGACCAGAAGTGCATCATCAGCAGGAATGCAATGTTCAGAGAAGATTTGCTCTATAAAGAGCATCTCAAGGATGAATCTTCAGAAGCAGGTGGAGCAAGTTCATCAACTCAGGGTCTGACTAAGAGTTCCGTTGAAATTGAAGAAGTGGCTCAAGAAAGCTCAGAGGTTCAGGGAGCAGGTGGAGTCAGTCAACAAGGGTCAGAATCTGATAATGCTGATACAGAAAGCTCTATGGACTTGAGAGACTATCAGCTTGCTAGAGACAGGATCAGAAGAGAGATTGTCAAGCCTGCAAGATATTCGGAAGATTCTGCGACAGCTTTCGCATTGTCTGTCGCTGAGGAACTTGAGATCGAGGAACCTAGAAGCTACAGTGAAGCTGTGAAGTGCAGAGACTGGAAGAAGTGGAATGGTGGTATGGATGAAGAGATGGGATCGTTGGATAAGAACAAGACGTGGTACCTGTGTGATTTGCCTGAAGGACAGAAGGCAATTGGATGCAGGTGgttatataaactaaaaccGGGTATACCAGGAGTAGAAGATCTGAGACATAAAGCGAGACTGGTAGCCAAAGGTTATTCTCAACGTGAAGGTGTAGACTACCAAGAGATTTTTGCACCGGTGGTCAAGCACGTTTCTATCAGACTGATGCTATCTATTGTAGTAGATAAAGACTTGGAGTTAGAGCAACTAGACGTGAAGACAGCCTTTCTCCATAGAAAGATAGATGAAGACATCTATATGGATCAACCGGAAGGGTACGTTGTGAAGGGACAAGAGGATAAAGTATGCAAACTGGTGAAGTCGCTGTACGGTCTTAAGCAGGCTCCACGGCAGTGGAACAAGTGTTTTGATCAATTCATGATCAAGAATGGCTTTGAGAAGAGTGAATATGATCTGTGTGTTTACTTCAAGAAGACACAAGACGATgagtatatttacttattactATACGTGGATGATATGCTGCTAGTATCAAGGAAGATTGAAGATATCAATGAAGTAAAGAAGATGCTTAAGACACAGTTCGATATGAAGGATCTTGGACCAGCAAAGAGAATCCTTGGAATGGATATTGAGCGTAACAGAACAGGTGGAGTTCTGAAACTGTCACAGTCGGGTTACTTGAAGAAAGTACTTCAAATTTTCAGGATGATTGAGGCTAAACCAGTCTCAATACCTATTGGTGCTCAGTTTAAACTCAAGTCATTAGAAGATGGAGAGCAAGGCTCCGCAGGTTCTGATGATGAGGTCCCTTACTCAAATGCAGTTGGCAGCATCATGTATGCGATGATCAGCACTCGTCCTGATCTTGCATTTGCAGTAGGGTTGGTCAGTAGATTCATGAGTAATCCAAGTAAGGAGCATTGGCAAGCAGTTCAATGGATACTACGCTACTTGGTTGCAACTCAAGATGTGGGATTGGTATTCAAGAAAGGTCCGGGAAAGTTTGTGGTGAAAGGTTTTTCAGATTCAGACTTTGGTGGTGACTTGGATAGAAGAAGATCGACTACAGGCTACGTGTTTATGGTTGGAGGAAATACAGTTAGTTGGAAGTCAGGGCTACAACCTGTGGTTGGCTTGTCTACGACGGAGGCTGAGTACATCTCATTAGTAGAAGCTATCAAAGAAGGGTTGTGGCTGAGAGGTTTAACATATGAGTTAGGTTACAAGCAGTCAGAAGTCTACATTGGATGTGATTCTCAGAGTGCGATTTGTCTGGCTAAGAATAATGCATTTCATGATAGAACCAAACATGTTGCAGTATCTAAACATGTTGCATTGAAGATGAGCTTTGTAAGGGAGATGATCGAAACAGGGGAGGTAGATGTACAGAAGGTCCATACCTCGACAAACCCGGTGGATATGTTGACTAAGGTAATTCCGAGTTCCATGTTTGAGCTAGCATTGGCTGAGCTTGGAGTAGCTAAGTGCTAA
- the LOC103832631 gene encoding transcription initiation factor TFIID subunit 9: MAGEGEEDVPRDAKIVKSLLKSMGVEDYEPRVVHQFLELWYRYVVEVLTDAQVYSEHASKSTIDCDDVKLAIQSKVSFSFSQPPPREVLLELAASRNKIPLPKSIAGPGIPLPPEQDTLLSPNYQLVIPKKSASTEPEETEDDEEMADPAQSSSQEQQTSELPSQTPQRVSFPLSRRPK; encoded by the exons atggCTGGAGAGGGTGAAGAAGATGTGCCCAGAGACGCCAAGATTGTCAAGTCTCTGCTTAAGTCGATGGGCGTGGAGGACTACGAGCCTCGCGTGGTCCACCAGTTTCTTGAACTATGGTACCGTTATGTGGTCGAAGTGTTGACAGATGCTCAGGTTTACTCGGAGCATGCTAGCAAATCCACCATTGACTGTGACGATGTGAAGCTAGCTATTCAATCCAAAGTTAGTTTCAGCTTCTCGCAGCCTCCTCCAAGAGAG GTACTGCTAGAGCTAGCTGCGAGCAGGAACAAGATTCCTTTGCCGAAATCGATAGCAGGACCAGGCATTCCGCTCCCGCCTGAACAGGACACGTTGCTTAGTCCAAACTACCAGCTCGTCATTCCGAAGAAGTCAGCTTCAACAGAACCTGAAGAAACAGAGGACGACGAAGAAATGGCGGATCCTGCACAATCATCATCTCAGGAACAGCAAACGTCAGAGCTTCCGAGCCAAACTCCTCAAAGGGTGTCTTTCCCTCTCTCTAGGCGACCTAAATAa
- the LOC103832627 gene encoding protein BIG GRAIN 1-like B, translated as MDPWDKTNSLDHHHHRRQDHRHPSFSSTLLDQIYNSIDSSSAVNRRAVAGDSVRSRNLKTAEPVFFKHWSSSSSSDSSGFSSSESDSFYRRSRSSRSPPEIPHPKPIRTTVERLERPNNNNNNNNNNKVKSKALKMYSDLKKVKQPISPGRRLATFLNSIFTGNSKKPNKTATSSSTTCSSASSFSKSCLSKTPSSSEKSKRSVRFCESTRQRQNFDTFESRVMEENRRVIEAAKELIRTYQKNKDVVNIIGKEEEDDEEDDDDGGSCASSDLFELDHLSVIGIDSYREELPVYETTRFNTNRIISR; from the coding sequence ATGGATCCTTGGGATAAAACTAACTCATtagaccaccaccaccaccgtcgCCAAGATCATCGCCATCCTTCCTTCTCCTCCACTCTCCTCGACCAAATCTACAACTCCATCGACTCCTCCTCCGCCGTTAACCGCCGCGCAGTCGCCGGAgattccgttagatcaaggaaTCTCAAGACCGCTGAGCCAGTTTTCTTCAAGCATTGGAGCTCCTCCAGCTCCTCAGACTCAAGCGGATTCTCCTCTTCCGAGTCCGACTCCTTCTACAGGCGATCTCGTTCTTCGCGTTCTCCGCCGGAGATTCCCCATCCCAAGCCGATTCGAACCACCGTCGAGAGACTCGAACGacctaataataataataataataataataataataaagtgAAATCGAAGGCGTTGAAGATGTATAGCGATTTGAAGAAAGTGAAACAGCCGATTTCTCCAGGCCGACGTCTCGCCACTTTCCTTAACTCTATTTTCACCGGAAACTCGAAGAAACCGAATAAAACCGCCACGTCATCATCCACCACTTGCTCATCCGCGTCTTCCTTCTCCAAATCTTGCTTGAGTAAAACGCCGTCGTCTAGTGAAAAATCGAAAAGGTCTGTTCGCTTCTGTGAGTCCACGCGCCAACGTCAAAACTTTGATACTTTTGAGAGCCGAGTGATGGAGGAGAATCGTCGCGTGATTGAAGCAGCCAAGGAACTTATCAGAACTTACCAGAAGAATAAAGACGTCGTTAACATCATcggcaaagaagaagaagatgatgaagaggacgATGACGATGGTGGGAGCTGCGCGAGCTCCGATCTGTTCGAATTGGATCATCTATCGGTGATTGGAATCGATAGTTATCGAGAAGAGCTTCCCGTCTACGAGACGACTCGTTTTAACACGAACCGTATAATCTCCAGATGA
- the LOC103832630 gene encoding uncharacterized protein LOC103832630 isoform X2 has translation MQVFQRKDSMPKNPNIQGSLSFSLTKDMMMMSTQSGLQLQDQNSSSTQSSGESGGGGEAASFVEHNRYGCSSIVNTNLPDSVFPLPTSDLASWPPPCPETPHFNGFLAPEYASQPTALSSHLEMMGLASSRVPLPHNIQENEPIFVNAKQYHAILRHRKHRAKLEAQNKLIKSRKPYLHESRHLHALKRARGSGGRFLNTKKLQEPSNSLCGGGNINGSSSSSDHNMFQNTPFRFSGYPSTHHVSALMSGT, from the exons ATGCAAGTGTTCCAAAGGAAAGATTCAATGCCAAAAAACCCAAACATTCAAGGATCTCTATCTTTCAGCTTGACAAAGGACATGATGATGATGTCTACACAATCAGGTTTGCAGCTGCAAGATCAAAATTCATCATCAACGCAATCTTCTGGAGAATCAGGTGGCGGTGGTGAAGCTGCAAGCTTTGTAGAACATAACCGTTATGGATGCAGCAGCATTGTTAATACCAATCTTCCAG ATTCTGTATTTCCTCTTCCTACTTCTGATCTAGCATCTTGGCCTCCTCCATGTCCTGAAACACCACATTTCAATGGTTTCTTGGCTCCTGAATATGCATCTCAACCAACG GCGCTGTCGTCGCATTTAGAAATGATGGGTTTGGCTTCTTCAAGAGTGCCATTGCCTCATAACATTCAAGAGAATGAACCAATATTCGTCAATGCCAAACAGTACCATGCCATTCTTCGCCACAGGAAGCATCGTGCTAAGCTTGAAGCTCagaacaaactcatcaaaagccGTAAA CCTTACCTTCATGAGTCTCGCCATCTTCATGCATTGAAGAGAGCTCGAGGCTCAGGTGGGCGTTTCCTCAATACAAAGAAGCTTCAAGAACCATCAAACTCACTCTGTGGTGGTGGAAACATAAACGGGTCTAGCTCCAGTTCAGACCATAACATGTTCCAGAACACACCGTTCAGATTCTCAGGGTATCCATCAACACACCATGTCTCAGCTCTCATGTCAGGGACTTGA